tttttcataaattttttaaataaaataaacggtcaAACACTGGACACGGTTATtcacgactgcacttattttgggacggagatagtactaTGGATCCCACTGGTTGCATAGGTACCCGTGCAAGCGACTGCTCATGTAAAGTGCCGGCCTGACTATCTCTCCTcgcatctctctcctccacgtcACATTATACAGAACGAATATCAAATATTTGCTGGCTTGTCAATAgtatttgtttgattttctCATTACTAATTTATCtaagaattgctaggaatcaataTGGGACAGAATgagtatcaaatatttatgaagtTCAGTTCATAAAGAACGTGTCACTATTTCCAGTACACTTGTATCATTGTTATGTATTTTCTCTGTTCCAGAAAAAACGAATTGTTacattctaatacaatgaatttagataaatgTATGATCACATTCGTAGTGCTATGTTGATTTTttaatgggacggaggtagtacttgtgTATGATTTGACATAAATCAATCAAAACATTTGGGGAGAAATTTAGTGTAATTTATCACCCTTcgatgagtatttttttttctactgtaCTTGTACTGGATATCTCGGTTCTCACTGCCATACTGCCATTCGTACCTGATAAGGTCAAATGTCAGGAATTGCGTCAACGActcacgaaaaaaaaagaagaagtgtGTTGATTCtttgagaaaaaaactaattaaagaaacaaaaatataatgtTAATTACAGAGTCATCGAACAGTAGCATGCGTGCATGTGACCCATACGCAGCGCCGACACATAAGCATAGGCATACATGTCGATGAGATCCTGATTTTTATGATTTAATTCTCACCGTTCAATctgtctcccctctccctctccatcgtATATATATCACGTTCGCAGAAACTTCTCTACATTAATTTTCAGAGCAATGGGGCTCTCCCATCACATGATGACACAGACCCATACTGTCCTACACACGTCGCTGCATGCTCATACtcattcttttcctaccatcaCGTTGTTTTCAcctttagttcccaaaacaaaaatcttCACGCTGTCACGTCGAATATTTACatatacatgaagtattaaatgtaagaaaaaacaattacacagattacgtgtaaattgcgagatgaatcttttaaatctaattacgcaatgatttgacaatgtggtgttgcagtaaacatttgctaataacggattaaatAGGCTCAATAAATTCACCAAGCAGTTTACAGgaggaatctataatttattgtgTTATTAgattacatttaatacttcaaatgtatgtctgtatatccgatgtgacaatcaaatataaaaattttccccaactaaacaagtgCTTAATTTACCCTCATAAACATCTTAATTGCCTCGAAGCAATTATAACCAAACATTTTGGAATTTGGACTCCAATTGATGTAGTACTAATGATCAAACAGCAAGCGATGATGGTGGTCAATTAAAGCTTGCTAAACCGTGCAGGAATAGGCATGTTGTGTGATGGCCATGATGATGATATCAAACTGTGAGCAACACCAGTACACCCCCACGCTACAACTGACAGCGAGATGACTGACTTCCAAGCCACCCTGTCTTGCAGCGACATGGACATTGGATTGCGACATCAGAAAGAAAAATTTCAGAGTATTTGAAGGTAAACAGGATGGGGATCTACTCAAATTCTCAACTTGTAAATCACAGATTAGTCTTGACCAGTGCTGAAATGCTGCCACAAATTGGAGGGTCCAACTACTGAATCAGCTGTTCATCAGGCTTAACTGATCATATCTTTCGACTCAGAAAAGTAACAATTTGGCACTTCAAATTTCCCAGACATTACATGAGAGCATCGATATGAAATCGTATATACATGAAGATGAACCACGCATATGACTTGCTAGAATTATGGTATTACGACAAGGCTTAGATGTTACCATGATGTGTAATCAATCTGCCAAGTTAACCATAACTATAGAGTTTCAATTTTGGAGATTAATCATAAGTGTAGCACTGCTGGAAGATAATGACATAGCAGAGGTGATAGCAAAGGAAtttacacacaaaaaaataatcctATAAGAACCCTTTGACCATGATAGCAAAGGAATTTACACAAAATAATCCTAGAAGATCCCTTCGACCGTGAAGATAGATAGATCTTTAGAACATGTAGATCAACTCGACGTAGCAGAGTCTGATATAAACAAAAGGTGGTTGTCGAAGAACAAACCTTCAACTTCAAAAATATATGGATTTAGAACGTTGAGATGAATTCAGGCGCATCACCCCTCGGTCCAGCAACTGTCCTGTAAATATACAACTTCTTCACCTTCTTTGCATCATTAGCATTGTCTGCCTCATTGATACTTGCTGCTCTATTCATGACCTCGATGTTGAGGTTTGCCATGCTTGCTGCCAGAGACTTGCAACCCCCCAGGGTGACATTACACGACGACAACCAGAGTGAGCGCATTGCCTCGTACTGATGCATGCCTGCAAGAAGCGCGCTGTCACCAAAAGGACTGTCCCTGATTTCCAACTTCTTGAGATTTTTGCAGCCATTGAGCACGTAGGTCATGCCATCGTCGGTATCTCCTGCAAATGCTACAGAAAGCATCTCCAGCCTCTCAGCATACATGCCAATGTAGAGGAACACTGTGTCTGTGAGAAGTCCAGACAAACATAGCCGTCTAAGGCCTTTGCATGACTGTACGATTGCCCCAAAACCCTCATCCAATGGCTGCCCTGTCACAGCGTCTGCTGATCCTGGATCAAGAACACACAGTCTGAAGGACGTGAATCGTGGGCAGTTCTTTGCGACAGTAATCAGTGCAGAGTTTGTCATCCGTTGGCAAAAATAGAGCACAGACTGTAACTTGTTACAGCCTGCAGATATGGCAACTAGCCCTTCCTCTGTCACAGTGCTTGCTCTGGCATTTGCATTCGCAGGAAATACTCTCAACTCTTGGAGCTGTATACAGGATGAGGCTACAATTTTCAATCCTTCATCACCAATGTGATCTAACACCTGAAACCAAGGATAAGGCCTAGGTAACCAAAACACATTTATGAAGAAACAACCAACAACTGCATCACAAATAGAAGAAACATAGGGATAGCAAAGTTAACTGTAACCATCCATTTATCATGACATTCTACCGCAGTTAGTAAGCTTTAACTTCTATTCAAATAGTTGTTAACACAACCCACATACAAAGCTTATCTAACCTGAGTATAACACCCCAATTATTATTATACTTGATTTATTGTGTCATTATGTGCACTAATCACACAGTGAACTGATTAGGTCACATTGATACTCTTGTCCAACAAATATTTGGCATTATTCCCTTTTTCCCTGGTATGAAGTGGATCCAGACTAGTTTTATCAAGTTATCAATTAACAATCTTCCAATATCAAGGAATCAGTACCATGTTGACACAAACGTTGAACTGTATATGATGCGACCAAAACACAAATCAGAACATTAAAACCATGGTAGCATTACTAAAGATACAGGAAAATTCAAAATGTTGTTATTTCAAAATTCTAGAACATTTGTAAATCTATCTCACCATCTAGATATTTTAGTAACATTTGCACAAACAGATCAACATTCGCACAAACAAATTTGTGGTTTTTTATTTAACTCAGAGGGGTGCAATTCACCTCTGCTAAACAGTGAGTTACAAGAAAGTGGACTAAAATGAATTTTGGTTTGTTTAAGTATATGAAATTCTTGCCTACTAAGCATGTAACTAAAACCATAAGCTGATTGAAGTAGGATATGATTGCCAAAACAGAAGTTCCAAATAAGAAAATGATATCCCATCTACACTGTCATTCCATATACTTCCAGTGCAATGGTCTTGTAAACAGGGAAACAGTATAATCaacctcacaagtcacaacaaatgCACCTATCGACTGCAGGAACGTTAACAGTGTACTTAACCTCGCAAAAAAACACCTATATTTTTTCCCATTCGCCAGCAACCCCTATAAATTTTGTAAGTTGAAAATATAAACAACCAACACAGTATCACACTTCATAACTAGATTACTTAAATAAATCCCTAGCAAATCATTTGCATTACTTCTAGTAAGTCTTACCCACAATTGTTGGAGTTTCTTGCATTgacaaataaattcaataaGATAAGCACTCCTGACCATTGGAGCAGAGCTAAGGTTCAAGCACATTAGATTCTTGCAAACAGGAGCAATCACTGGAATAAACAAGCTTGTAGCATCCCAAAACCCAGATAAACTCTTCAGCAAACTGCAATGTTGAAAACTATTGAATAGCCCAGCATATGCACCAACAATATTGCCTCGTACAAAAGATCCTGTACATAAATCCACCAGCCTAGGTCTGCGACAAAGAATTCTGGCCAAAACATCAAGTGGAACTGAACGGTTCAATCTCAAGCTTCTAAGATTTGGACTCCTTGCAACCAGTATTTCCAATGCAGGACTATTCACCTCCCCGGTCAAGCAAGAAAAATTCAAGGATTCTAGTAATGTAGAAGGCTTGGGAAAACATCCAAGCCAACGAGAGTCTCGATCCTCCACCAGACTCTCTTGTAAGTCCAGTTCCTTCATAAATCTAAGAGCGAAGAGTTATAAATAAAATTCATAAGATGCATTGCGTCAGCCAAAATACTTCTGCAGAAAAACTAGAGACAGTAGAGGTGAAAATAAATCTAAAGTTAGCTTTATGTAACAGAACAGAAGTATGAGATCACAAATTTAAAGTTGTCCAAATTGTTGCCAGCTACTATGATTAAATGACTATCAAGGTAATCAAGCCGATGAAATATGCTTAGCACTGGTGCCTCTTGAGCACTGACCACCAGTTCCACCAAAGACAAACAGGTAGCGCACAAAATACTGGATGGTGAACACCCttaaagatgatatcatccaaaTAAACCAAACAACTTATCATAATTCAATTTGGAGTAAAAGGTCAATAgatgttattaaaaaaacatgagacGGCTTATAAATGAAACTGTGAAACTGAGAAATGCAAAAGCTATTAGATAGGAAAAAGTAAAACAGTGAATAGTTTAAATTTCTTTAGTCCTTTAGGATGGATTTAGGAAGTATAATTTTTGTTGATCTCCAGTTCTCCACCCTCCAGCACTGTTTCTTGGTTATTAGTCAAAACATTTCCCAAACATGTGTAAGTATACAATGAAGTGTTTCCAGTGCTCCTTAAAATTGCAATAACAATATACTAGTAGCAGTGACTTGCTCAATTTTCCAACATTACATGGTTGTTCTTGGTGTTTCCACCTTGCTATATGGAGTTCACATAAACATTGAGAACTATGGATAAAGGAATCTTGAAGTATTTCAGTTAAGTGCTCATGGAAAAATGAATATGTGATATTTTCGTGATTTCAATAATTATCTTCTGACATAAGTCACACAAAATCCCAATAAATAGACAAGCAAATCATATCACACGATTTGATATGAATAAAAGAGTGTTAACTAATAACAACTAATGCAAAAAAATAGTGTAAGTATTTAACTGGAGATTCAAACTAAATTATGCAAAACTTAGATTGCCCCTAAATTTTGTGAGGAGCTTGTGCATTGTG
The nucleotide sequence above comes from Oryza glaberrima chromosome 11, OglaRS2, whole genome shotgun sequence. Encoded proteins:
- the LOC127754786 gene encoding transport inhibitor response 1-like protein Os11g0515500, whose translation is MVFFPEEVVEHILGFLASHRDRNAVSLVCREWYRVERLSRRSVLVCNCYAARPERVHARFPGLRSLSVKGRPRFVPAGWGAAARPWVAACVAACPGLEELRLKRMVVTDGCLKLLACSFPNLKSLVLVGCQGFSTDGLATVATNCRFMKELDLQESLVEDRDSRWLGCFPKPSTLLESLNFSCLTGEVNSPALEILVARSPNLRSLRLNRSVPLDVLARILCRRPRLVDLCTGSFVRGNIVGAYAGLFNSFQHCSLLKSLSGFWDATSLFIPVIAPVCKNLMCLNLSSAPMVRSAYLIEFICQCKKLQQLWVLDHIGDEGLKIVASSCIQLQELRVFPANANARASTVTEEGLVAISAGCNKLQSVLYFCQRMTNSALITVAKNCPRFTSFRLCVLDPGSADAVTGQPLDEGFGAIVQSCKGLRRLCLSGLLTDTVFLYIGMYAERLEMLSVAFAGDTDDGMTYVLNGCKNLKKLEIRDSPFGDSALLAGMHQYEAMRSLWLSSCNVTLGGCKSLAASMANLNIEVMNRAASINEADNANDAKKVKKLYIYRTVAGPRGDAPEFISTF